CCTGGGGAGCAAGCGGGgtccctccttttccctctgtgAGCCCCCCCAGGAGCTGGGGTCCCCGGGACtgtgctgtgcctcagtttccccgctgGGGCTGCTGGTACCAACCTGTGCATGACAGGTTGCTCCTGCCTGGGGTGGGCTCCAGGCAGCCCGAGGCCGAAGGCTCATCAGCCCCCCAAGGGCAGGGGGGCTAAGCTCCCTCCTGGCAGCGCTCAAAGCTGCTTAGGGGAATCAGATCGTGGGGATTTGTCTCCTGGAGCAcccagctggaggggcactgacTGTCTCGGCTCACCCAGCGTGTCCTCAGGGGGAGGCTGCCTGCCCCTCCCCGTCCCGATGagccccccaccacctccccggggacACCCTCGCTGCCCTGCTGGCACCGTGAGCGATGCCCTCCTGGCTTGGGGCCACTTGCACCCAAGGAGCCCCTGAGGTtgggggggggtctctgggctTGGGGCTGCCGGTgctgtgtccccccatccccctgctccctgcccccatTACTGTGATTACGGGGCTGTTGCAGCCGCCACGGCAAAGCAAATCGGACAGGGCGGCCGGGGAGCGAGTGAATCAGCATGGCATCGGAGCCGCCCCGGGCATCCCTGCGTTAGATGAGGCGAAACACTCTGGGTTCAGGGTCTGTcctgagccccagccccggctcatCGGGACCACGAGGACGGGGCAAAGCTCAGCCATTTGCCCCATGGCACAACTGCAGTTATGCCATGCCCCAGCCGGGCaccagccctgccgagaaggatgAACTCCAGCCATGGCATCCAGCTCCCGGCATGAAACCACCCTCCAGCTCCAGCCAAGCTTCCCGAACCCTGCTGGGCTCTGGCCGGCAGCGCCGGGCAGCTCTGCCGATGCTGCCAGCACGGGTAACACTGACAAGCCTGTTTGCCCGCTTCCCTGCAGGACCCGGCACCCTGTGCACCGCCAGACCCCATTGGCATTTATCCCCCATCCCGATGACTCATCCAGGCACCAAGAGTAATGTCTCCCGCCCCTGGCATCCCAGCGTGGGGACAGCCCGTGGCTGGCGGTGGCATCACCCAGTGGCCCCCAACACAGCAGCAGCCTACCGTCCAGCCGCCCCCGTCGGTTGTCATGTCACAGTAGACCTGGAAGCCAGAGGGATAGTGCGTGGGGAAGATGGAGTAAACCCCGTCTTCTTGCTGTCCACTCATATAGATGTCAAAGCAGTCTCGGGGCCGGGAGCCTGCAGTGGGGCATTGGGATGGGGTGGGACAAGAGGAAAGCTGGTTAATTAATGATCTAATTTAATGTCTTGCCATTTCTTTCAGGCTCTCAACCTTGCTGCCAGCTCTAGTTGGCGGCTCGGTGCTGCCttgttctttccctcctttctcctccgaTGCTCAGGGTGAGCAGTGCCCGGGGGCCTGGGCGGCCAGCGGGGACCGACCCCACGTCCCCGAGTGACggcaaggacaggctgggacccagctggggaggagggagcccatgtccagaggcagctgcaggcagagcgtGGGCATGTGCTCGCAGCCCCGGGACAGTCTTACTCAGCTTCATCTTAACCAAATGATGGATGTGACTGTTTATTCCGAGTCCCGTGCAGCGCTGCCCTCTGCACCCGAATGAAGGCGAACGGTCACTTCTTGCTCTGCTTTTACCCCAGCCATGTCTGCGTGGGTCTGCAGGGGTGTGAGGTGGCTTTTGTGTTGGCTTTGCAGGCTGCTTTATGGACAACTAAGGGACACCCGGTGAGAAACACCCCTTCTAGGACACAACTATCCATCTCCCCCATCTTCTTGCCAGCCCCCCTCACTGTATTAAAGCCCTTTCCCCCATCTCAGGtggttttctccctcccctcctcttaGGCAGAGACCTGCCGAGAGCATCCCCAGGCGTATCCCTCTCCCAGGGATGCCATCTCACCGTTGGAGCAGCCCCGTGGCCGCACTCCCCTGGCCGGCGCTCGCTGCAGGTCGGCCTtgggccggggccgggcaccGCCACGGTCCTTCTGCAGCGTGTCGAGGACGTCGCTGACGGAGCTCACCAGCCGAGCCATGTTGGTCTGGCTCTCTGAGAGCAGCTatgggcaggggacacacagagGGGACAAGGTTAAACCTCTTCCAGCCACTTGACCACCCCACCACGAGGATGCTCTGCCCATTCCCACAGCTCCCCAGGTGTTTGCCTGGGCATGGGCTGGTGGGGACCAGGTGGGGACATAAAAGCCACAGCAGATCCCATATGCATCCCTCGTGCTTTCTGACCCTGGGTCAGGGTCCAGATAGCACCTATTGCCACCCGGGCTGAGAAACCCCCCAACTTGGGTGCATCAGTGCCGCCACCCCGTGGGATAAAGAGCATCTCTGGGCAAGGGACAGGATCACGGAGGCGGCAGGAATAGCCGTGTCCTGAGACAGCCGCCGGCTCTCCAATGTCCCCCGAGGTGACCCAGGCCCGGCAAGTGACATGGGGTGGCGGCGGCagagcagcaggatggggagcaAAGCGCAGCAGTGGGGATGGAGCAGCTCCAGCCGGAGGGCGACCAGGAGGGATGGGCACGGAGCTGAGCATCCAGCCATGCCCTGGGTCTTGGTACAACACTCGGCAGACCCCCGGCAGACCCAGGTGAGCATTTCAACACAGCTCATCGGCTGAGAAATTTTTGGGACTGTAAAtaaggggcgggggggttggtTGCTGCATGAACCGCCCTTGGGATGGTCCTGTGCTGTGCTCGGCTCAGCTCGGAGCCCCCAGACTGGACCTGGCGACGGGAAACCCCCCATGTGGGAGGCTGCACAGCCGGCTCGCTGGCACCGGGGCCATTTGGCATCGAGACGCAGACGGCTGATGAGCTGGAGCTGAAGTTTTGCTTCCTAACTTGCAATTCCCAGGCACCTGCCTTAAACCTCGGCTCCTTCTGCTGGAGGTCCCCCCTGGACACCGTGGGCAGGGGCTATGAGCAGCTATGCCCCTGGGGACGTGACAGGGGGGTtctgtccccagggagccccaTGTGGCTCTCCCAGCCCTGTCTCACCTGGATgagcctgccctgctctccctgcagggcGCTGAGCTCCTGCCCCATGGCGCTGTGCCCCTTCTTGAGGCCATCGCAGTCGGTGCGCAGCTGCACGGCATGTGTCAGCAGCTTGGCCACCTCGTCCGCCACCGTGACCAGCAGGGCCTTCTGCTGGTTCTTGGTGGCCTTGGCCTCGGCGTCGTGGTCGGTGATGGCGCGCAGCAGGGACGTCTGCAGCCCCTCCAGGCGCCCAAAGGTGCCCGCCGCGTCGGGGCAGTTGGGGTCGATGAAGATGTTGATGCGGGAGCTGTCGGCTTTCTCGATGGTGACCAGCGCATTGGCTTCCTCGGGGTTGGTGCTGATGACGGGGGGCGACTCGGTGACGGGCGTGTGGTAGTGGTTCATGAAGAGGATGGCCCCTGTCACCGTCACCGCCAGGAGGACAGCCACCGAGAGCAGGACGGTGCACAGGACGTACCCGCAGCTCATcctctgcagacagagacggACACTGTTGGGACCCATTCGGACGGACCCATCCCGCTCCCCTTCATCCGAGAGGTAGGTTCAAACCCTTATGAGCTTTGGGGGGGTCCAGCAATGAGGGAGGCGATGTTGGACACGGgggtggtggcagaggaggggatgCGGGGACTCCGGGAGCCCTGCGGTTCTGCCAGGGACGCAGAGGCCATGGGCGAGCGCTCAGCAAGCAAAGCAGCTAAACCCGCCTGGGAGCCGGAGGTATGAAATAATAAAGAGAGTGAACGTGCGGCGGCCGCCTGCTCCCGCTGGCATGTTTTATTTAAGGCGGTGATACTCAGGCGGAGCAGCCCCGGCTCCCTGGGAGGTGTGTGCGGcgctccctgctgccctgggctcaAATacggggagaaaaagggaaaaaagggacatcCCTTGTGTTCCCTGGAGCGGGGACCGTggggaaagcagggaggggagggaaggcaggggctCTTCCCAGCAGCAAGGGGAGGCTGTGGATCAGTGCTGGGACCACGTCGCCCTGAGCACCGTGGGGACCTGCCCCGCACAGGGCATCTCCCAGCTGCAGGGGGCCACACGTCCCCGTCCCCCTTGCGCCCTCGCTGCTTGCcggaggggagcagagctgctcccaaaGCTCTCGGACCCGTCCCAGAGCCTCCCGGCGAGGGGGAGTCGCTGTGGGAAAGGTCTCTGACCCCCCTGAGCCCCTCCGGCAGCTCTGCCGCAACAGGGACGCGTTGGCTCAGCCTGCAGGACCTGCTCCCTGCGCACCAGGAGCCTTTTCTCCTTGCAAAGCAAGAAGCGCCAGCGCCGTCAGCGTGGATGGAGCGAGCTGTCACCCAGCCCCATCAGCCCCCCGTCCCACCCCCCTCCTTCTCATTACACCTGCGGGACAGAGGCTGTGATTTTCCCCTGACCCCGTCCACGGCTGTCACAAGGAATTGCAGGGCTGCCAGAAAACTGCAGATTCGGAGAGACAAAGACTACTTTCCCCAGAAACGAGGGGAAAATTGCTGCATCTGCAAAGATTTCCCAGGCCCTGTCCCCTCCTGTGCACATCTATCTGGAGTGACACCTTCCTTCAAGCACCCTTCATTTCATTCACGCTCCCGCAACCATTTGCATTAAGGTGACCCCGGCTGCGGCAGGGTTGGCCGGCCGGGGGGCCACGGATGCCCCATCAGCCACGGGGGATGTTCCGGGTTTCTTCCCCAGCCCACAGAGCGAGGCTGGAGATGCAACGGCGCAGGGCTGAATGGGAAGCCACCCTGTGGGGACCTCCGTAATGAGGCAGCCCCAGGCCCAGCCCTGCAGTGTGCATTAACAGGAGACGTCCAAGGCAAAAAGGGGAGCTCTCATCAAGCAGAGGGTCGAGGACTTTACCCAGCATTTGTGGACACGGAGCCCCGGCTCGGGGGCACAAGCGGCAcccggcagcagcaggacagTGGCAgatggaggtgggagatgcccaTCACTGACACCCTCATGCGGACACCCAGGACCTGTGCTCAACCCGGCCCCTCGGCACCCTGCGAGCGGAGAAGTGACAGGAGGGACGGCTGCTGACCGGAGGCCAGCCTCGAGTGGTTTGGGATACGTGGGGTGAGCAGGGAGCGTGTCCCCGTGGCTGTCCTGGCTGTCGCAGCACCTTCGGCTCCCTGGCTCCACGTCCTCCCATCCCACACGCTGCTGCTCCCCACCACGCTGATGTCCCCAGCTCGAAACGTGCCTGATGGGACACACGGATGGGCTGCGATGGCCGAGGGACCCGTCTGAGCAGTAGTGGTctcaggagcagagctgtgcacGGCCGATGCTCCATTTCCCGCAGCCACACAAATCCCAAATGCACTTTAACACACCAAAAatcccacagctctgcccaggagctgcatccagctgttttccagccttcgAGCCCCAGCATCGCTGCTCTCCTGCCGGCACCAGGAACTGTGGCAGGAACCGGGGGCCGAGCCCCTTCGCAAGTGACCCCCACTGCTTGCGACCGCGAGATCCCGAGCGGTGGCAGCTTTACAAGTCCCACGGCATTTTGCTGGCAGGTTGTGTTACCTGGCAACCTgcagtggggagaggagggaaacgCTCAGCCAGCGGCACCAGCAATGCTCCGAACTGGGGTGTgggtccccccaaaccccccagcacagcagcactgccTCTGCTCGCCCAGCTCCCAGCATGGGGCCCTGCAGCCGCCTCTGCCACACGCTCCTGCCCCACCATGGCCACGGCCCTCGTGGCTCCGGGGGGTTTTGCCCTCCATTGCATGGTCTCGGGCTCCTGGATCTTCTTGCCAAGGCTTTCAGGCAGCCGCAGGACATCTCCCTGTTGACCATGTGGCAGCTGCCCCAGTTATTGATGTCCCCTTGGGAACCCCTCCATGGGATGTCCTCATGTCGCCACACCACTCCTTCCTAAGGAGGGAAGAAGCTGCAAGGCTGGGAGGTGCTCGGGATGAGTGGAGCTTCACTTGCAAACCTActctggagctggggagggagcccCAGGCAGGAACTGAGGCACCGTCACATCCCGGGCGCAAAGCTGAGCCGGGCTCTCCGTGCCGTGTGCTGGCTCAGGCAGTAGCTCCATGCTTGGCCATCATGCCCCATGGTGGCCAGGTCCTTGGTGCCCCAGGTATGCCACATGAGCAGCCTGTGGGCCACTTTGCACCCCGGGGCTGTGGGTACCTGCAGCCCCTGTGCCCGTCATCCCCCCCaggcgtccccagcctcctcagGCAGCTGGACAGGCGAGCGGCTGTGCTGGCCGTGGGAGACAGCAGCTCCAGCAGGTGCAGCCTGTGGGGAGGGAAGGATAAGAGCCAGCTTGTCcctgaggcagctggagcagagtCGGAGGTGGGCAGGCCCCCGGGGAGCATGGACAGAGCGTGGTGGTGGGAGAGGCTGAGCTCTGCCGTGGGAGATGCTCTTTGGGGAGGAGATGCCCTTTGCTCCTGCCGAAGCCGTGGCTCTTTGCCGGCTCACCAGGCAAGCTCTGCGCTGTTGGATGGTGGGCAGCAATCGTGGGCAGCCCTGGGTGCTCTGCCCCTGAGCCGTGCCCTCAGCCAGCTACAAACCAGGACCCAGGTGGTGCTTCTGAGGCAGGTGGACACCGTGGTTTGCATCGCCCAGGCCCAGCTGCTGGGGCAAACTTTAGTCCAGGTACCCCCTTCTTACTGATGGGGTCCATGCAGCCCCGAGAGAGCCTCAGGGAAGCAGGGGACAGTCCCATACCCCGCCTAAGCCATTGCTCGCTCCAGAGCTGCTCAAGCAGCTCATTTTTCATCCCCGCCACTCGCCCTGCGCTGCTCCGCTGCCCCTGTCCCTCTgcgccctccctgcctgcccagctctgctcagctttgtgcagggctgcagcccccgtccctgctcccccggGGGCAGGGCTGTACCCCAGATGCCCCCCCTGCatcccgccgctccccgcgccctCCCGGAGCCTGACGCCGCACTTTGCTCACTCCCCGTAGGCACGGAGGCAGATGAACTGAATCCTGCTCCTGGTACCTGCTCTCCTCCGGCATCCAAAGCCTGCCTGCCGCCGCTCCTACAGCACGGCGCTTTGCGGCTCGGGGAGAGGAGATGGCTGGGGAACGCACGGGAGCCAGGTCTGTGGGTGAGCAGGCACGCAGGCTGGGATGGGTTTCCACCGGAGCTTATGGGAGCCGGGAGCCCATCACCGGCTGCAGCACAAACTCTGTGCCCCCTTTGCAAACCATCGGTCGCCTGCGTGGAGGGGCTGCGCACCGGGGAGGCAGCGCTGCCGGCGCCGGGAGAGGAGAGCGAGGTTTATCTCTCGGGGGGGGTCTGAGGCAGCCCCTCTCCAGCGAGGCGAGGGAGCTGAGCGGGCAGAAGAGGGCTCAGAGAAGGGTGTGCAGAAGGGAGAAGTCAGGCAGAAGTCCCTTTCCCGCATCACTGCGGGTGGCAGGGTGACGGGGAAGTGGCAGACTTGGGGGCAAGTGAGTCTCAtggctgcagagggagagctggCACTGCCGGCTCCTTGCCTCGTCTCGCAGGCTCCGTCGGAGACTCGCtttccccccagctctccccaggcaCGTTTGCCCACACTCCGCACCCCTTCCCGCCCTGCCCGCGCCCAGGGTGCACCACTGCGCGGCACACGGTGGCCCTGCCTGCGCGCTGGGTGCCGTGCCCTGTCCCGTGTGCGCGCTGGGTGCCGTGCCCAGTCCGGGCCGCTCGCTGGGTGCCGTGCCCAGCCCGGGCCGCTCGCTGGGTGCCGTGCCTGCGCTCCCTCACCCGCTCCGGCACCCTGGCCGGCTGGAGGCCGGGGCTGGCGCACGTGCGGCGGGCTGTGCAAACAGGCTCCGGCACGTGCCGGGCCCCCCGCGCTTCGCCGCACCCCGCCGCAACGCCGGCCTCTCCCCAAAAAACCGGGGGGGCTCCTGGAGGTTGAGAGAGGGCCAGACGGCCAGGAGCCCCCGAAACCAGGGATGGCTCCGGCTGCAGCAGGGAGCCGAGGTGCAAAATCCCCTGTGCGGGGTTATTTAAGCAGTTTGAAACGTGCAGCCGTTCAGGAGAGGCGTGTGGGGCAGCCCCGGAGCATCGCCCGCTGCCCGGCCGAggggcagcccccgcgccgggggGTGAGGGGACATTGGCTGCAAATGAATAAACTCAATAATTggtgggggggtgtcggggcGGTGAGGGGAGGCAGCCCTGGGGGGAGAAGCAGCGGCTCACCCCGCCGAGCTGCACCGGCAGAAAAGCTCGCAAGCTCGCTGGGGGGGGAACGGTGGGGGCTCCGGGGACCCCCGGTCTGgcccctgtccctctgccccccgttgcccccccgccccgcgccgtaCCTGCGATTTCTCCTGCTGCCCGTCCTCAAGTTGCGAGGCTCCTCCCATGGTTTTCCAGCGCTCGTTCCCCATCGTGCCGCCAACTTCCAGCCCAAGTGCCCAGACCTTCCCCCCCCAAGCCCTtgcgggaccccccccacccggcagcgcagcccccggcccgcccgcgctgcccggctggcggcggcgggagcacgggcggcggcggcggcggcggaggaggaggaggagggaggaagaggagggagggaggaagggagggaggacaCGGGCACGGACACGGGGGTGGAtcttccctccccgcccgccccgctccccccggggctcccccggccccgctccggggacGCCGCCCGGCGACGCCCCGGGggctctccctgcccgcccccagcactgccccgagcgccccccgcggccgccccagCGGCTCCGGAGTCATTTCGGATCCGCGCCCCCCCCACCGCTCCCGCCCCTGGGCTCCGCAGCTGCCCAGATGTGGCGGCACAGCTGGAGGAGCCGCAGCAGGTAAGGTGGGGGCTGGGGCCAGCGGGGCCAGGGGTGTTACAGGGGGCCGGGGGTCAGGTGGGGGGCTCGCCCCCTTTCCCACACTACGGTCCCCAGTTCCGCACCCCATGCTGACGGCGCTCAGTCCCACCAgtgggcagggatgggcagagaggagggggGGCATTGGCATcgtccccctcgccccccccaaacctgtgtgCCCAGGGGTAGCCAAAGTGCTGGGGGCCTCTTAGCAAAACCCAGTGCACGGTGGAAagctggtgctggctggggggagGCAGTGGCCGGGCCCCCCAGCACACAGGGTCACACCGATGCCCACTGGAGCACCACTTGCCCAAACCCCAGTGTTCTCAGCCCAAAGCAGCGGTGCTGGCCCTGCGTGCTGCCGGCTCCCGCGCAGGAGTCCCTCCCCGGCCTGATTTACCGCCACCTCTCCGGGCCGGGATGTGGTTTTCTTTACCGTACCTTTGCGGCACCTCACTTAAATCTTTTATTTGCCGGTTGTCTGACCTGCGGGCAGGAGCGTTGCTAAGAGGTTCGGAGGAGCATCGTGAGAGCAGCGATGGCTCAGCCCTGCGTTAATccggctggggggaggctggtttCTCTCTCGGTGTCAAGAAGCCCCTGGGAAACCTCCTGGGGGGcatcctgcagcccccctgcacaCTTCTCCTGCGGCATGGGAGCTGTGCCCTGGACAGGAGGCACAACAGGGCTGGGGGTTGCTCTCTGAACCCCCCTGGGTCTCTGTCCTTGGGGCTCAGCCCCAGTTGGgaccccccagcagctcccgtgGGGCTTCActggggtgggggctgcctcCCTGCGGTGGCAGACAAGGCGCAGTGGTGACaggttgtgtgtgctgggggccaGGGCTCCAAGCGGCTTCTCTGCAGGACATGCAGCCCGTTTTGGGAAGTGTGGTGCATCCTGGGCTGGCAAACGGTGCCGAAGGGCTctgtggggcggggagggaagcaCAGCCATGTGCTCGAGCGGCCGGTAcccgcgtgtgtgtgtatgtgtgtgtgttgtcTGCCAGCCAGGTGTAAATCCTGCCTTTGGCTGCGGCGATGTTGTGTGGGTTGAGCGGGCGATGCTCGTGGCTggcagcccagctccttccccacagACCGTTTTCAAGGACTTCCCCTCACAGCTGAGACCGTCCAACTCGTTGCAGCGGTGGGATGTTTGGCGTGCCCGCACCagctgggctccgtccccacacCACTTGGCCGTTCTGGAAGCAGGAGGCCACGGGCACCGGAAAGCTGTTTTAGCTGAACTTCAAACAATAAAACCttatcattaaaaagaaatgtatctTGGCTTCATGTGGCCTGGCAGCGCAGGGAGGAGTGATTCAGTGGCTTGTCAGCCCTGGGTGTTAGGCACGCCGAGCTGCACAACTGGACACTCTCCAAGTCCAGCAACTAATTTTCTGCAGATGGAGCCGGGACCGCGCAGCGGGCTGACGTCTAATTTGCAATCCAACATACCTTGACATAACCCGCACTGAGTCCTGGGGGCTGGTGCGGGATGGGATGCTCGGGAGCCGGCTGGGCAGGGGGGCGCGCGTGGGGCTGGGATGCCCCTGCTGCACCCCGACACGGGGGTGCCCATGAGGGGGCGGGTGAAGGGTCCGGCTCGGTGGGTCCCAGCGCCATTCCTGATGTCCCGGCGGGTGCGTGGCTCTCTGAGCCATGGCGGGGTGCCTGCCTGGCGGAGGGGGGGCGTGTTTCTGAGAGCCCCAGCGATGCTCAGGGTGAGCCCTGCCCGTGCTCGCCACTCAGGCGGGCCAGGGGCCGGTGGGGATGCTGGCCCAGCTCATCACTGACTCACGCCGAGCCGTGTCACCTTGCGTTACCCATCACGGGGTCTGGCTGGAGCTGTGGTGCTGGGGACATGGGAAGGGGTGTCCCCGGACAGCTGAACCCCGTGGCTccagccccgccacccccagatccagccccatgggctgtgctgggagggatggggtgctCGGGGCGCAGCCGTGCACCCCCAGGACCTGCGCACACACTGTGGCCGGGCATCGTCAGACACGGGACTCCCTGTGGGCTGACGGCAGCttggctggtggggagggggtttCTGCCAGCAGCCTGGCCCAGATCGATAGGCAGACGGAGGGGATGATTCATGTCTcaggctgtggcccgagggcagAAACGGGAGAGATGTTTGATGTGAAGATGCCAGCAGGCCTCTGCGGCAgtttcccctccctgagccagctCTGCCCATGCTGCCCGGGCGTCCCGGCTTGGCCTGGGGGCAGAAAACGACTGAAACAACATGGGATGAGACCCATGCACTAAAatgagtcttcttttttttttagtttcaggTGCTATTTTCTATTTTGTGGTCCAAGACAGTGGGCAGAGTTGCAGCGGTGGTggcaggcagggggtgggcacAGCTTGGCTCCGTGCCCCCTGCGGGATGGGACCCTCTGGGGAGTAGGACACCGTGAGACAGGTTTTGGTGGCACTTTACCCACCTCGTTCTGTTCAGCCAGCACTTGGCCGGCAACCCCAGGATATCATGGGGCCAGAGCTGGTGGGTGGACAGGTCTCCCATGGGTCCAACCCAGcgaggggctgtgtggggcagaaCCGCTCCGTTCTTTACCATCCGAGATGTGGAGcggtgctggggacaggggaaaggctgatggaggaggggggacacacCGACCCTTCCCCGAGGAGCGGCGTGTGCTTTTCTTGGCAGGGTGCCACCGGAGGCAGAGAGCCGTCGCTGCGCACACCCGGCGTCAGACATCATCATCATATTAATAATGAAAGGGCAGCTCCTTCAAAGCTCTTCGCCCCTGCGCCGGCAAGAGCACGGAATGCAGAGGAGGCGCGTGAGCCTCATCCCAAGCAGCCGCAGGGAGAGCGCTGCGATGCCCGGCCAGTCCTCCGCCAGGCCACTGGCCCAGGGTGACACAAAAACGTGCCGGGTCCCCTCTGGGTGCTCTCCCTGCTGTGAGTTTGGCTGTCGGGGGGTCCCTGCGTAGGAGAGGGGCAGCCCACGGTGCCCCCCGGCTCCTGTCGCCATCACTGCTCTGAGCAGgctcccctgtccc
The genomic region above belongs to Rissa tridactyla isolate bRisTri1 chromosome 14, bRisTri1.patW.cur.20221130, whole genome shotgun sequence and contains:
- the FIBCD1 gene encoding fibrinogen C domain-containing protein 1, with product MGNERWKTMGGASQLEDGQQEKSQRMSCGYVLCTVLLSVAVLLAVTVTGAILFMNHYHTPVTESPPVISTNPEEANALVTIEKADSSRINIFIDPNCPDAAGTFGRLEGLQTSLLRAITDHDAEAKATKNQQKALLVTVADEVAKLLTHAVQLRTDCDGLKKGHSAMGQELSALQGEQGRLIQLLSESQTNMARLVSSVSDVLDTLQKDRGGARPRPKADLQRAPARGVRPRGCSNGSRPRDCFDIYMSGQQEDGVYSIFPTHYPSGFQVYCDMTTDGGGWTVFQRREDGSVNFFRGWEAYRDGFGKLTGEHWLGLKRIHVLTVQGSYELRIDLEDFDNGTAFAHYGSFGVGLFSVDPEEDGYPVSIADYSGTAGDSFLKHNGMKFTTKDLDNDHSENNCASFYHGAWWYRNCHTSNLNGQYLKGHHSSYADGIEWSSWTGWQYSLKFTEMKIRPVREEN